In Palaemon carinicauda isolate YSFRI2023 chromosome 14, ASM3689809v2, whole genome shotgun sequence, the following proteins share a genomic window:
- the LOC137653298 gene encoding glucose-6-phosphate 1-dehydrogenase-like yields the protein MGSLSESYAFVILGASGDLAKKKIYPTLWLLSRDNSIPKNTFFFGYARSDMTVSQVREKCSPYMKVSAEDEASYEDFWRRNFYVRGSYDNKSDFESLDQRIGKVGTPRTNRLFYLALPPSVFEGVTSNLKGCCMAKEGWTRVIIEKPFGKDSESSARLSNHLASLFHEDELYRIDHYLGKEMVQNLMLVR from the coding sequence ATGGGTTCGTTATCTGAATCCTACGCCTTTGTGATCCTCGGTGCCTCTGGGGATCTGGCTAAGAAGAAAATATATCCAACGTTATGGCTTCTGAGTAGAGATAATTCCATACCGAAAAACACTTTCTTCTTCGGATACGCCAGATCTGACATGACGGTGAGTCAAGTCCGAGAAAAATGCTCGCCTTACATGAAGGTGAGCGCGGAGGACGAGGCGTCCTACGAAGACTTCTGGAGAAGAAACTTCTACGTCAGAGGATCGTACGACAACAAAAGCGACTTCGAATCTCTCGACCAACGCATCGGTAAGGTCGGGACGCCAAGGACAAACCGCCTGTTCTACCTTGCCCTTCCTCCTTCGGTGTTCGAGGGCGTGACCTCTAACCTCAAAGGCTGCTGCATGGCGAAGGAAGGGTGGACGAGGGTCATCATCGAGAAGCCCTTTGGAAAGGATTCCGAATCATCAGCTCGCCTGTCCAACCATCTTGCTTCTCTCTTTCACGAGGATGAATTATACAGGATCGATCACTACCTCGGCAAAGAGATGGTCCAAAATCTCATGTTGGTCAGGTGa